One uncultured Caproiciproducens sp. DNA segment encodes these proteins:
- a CDS encoding VOC family protein yields MKYTSTLIAVADMKKSKNFYHDILGLEAVADFGANVTLSGGVVLQTLDSWKDFIKTDKITFQNNVCELYFEEDDMDNFIEHLKAFDITYVHPLFEHRWGQRVVRFYDLDKHIVEVGEALHVVVRRFISHGLSIEETAVRMDIPVDFVKSCLSV; encoded by the coding sequence ATGAAATATACAAGCACATTGATCGCGGTAGCAGATATGAAAAAATCCAAAAATTTTTACCATGATATCTTAGGCTTAGAAGCAGTTGCAGATTTTGGCGCCAATGTAACTTTAAGTGGCGGGGTGGTATTACAAACGCTTGATTCGTGGAAAGATTTTATCAAAACTGATAAAATAACGTTTCAAAATAACGTCTGTGAACTGTATTTTGAAGAGGATGACATGGATAATTTTATAGAACATTTGAAAGCATTTGACATCACTTACGTTCACCCCCTTTTTGAACATCGCTGGGGACAGCGTGTTGTGAGATTCTATGATTTGGATAAACACATTGTTGAAGTTGGAGAAGCCTTGCACGTGGTGGTAAGACGCTTTATCTCTCATGGTTTAAGCATTGAAGAAACGGCAGTTAGAATGGATATTCCCGTAGACTTTGTAAAATCATGTTTGAGTGTTTAA
- a CDS encoding alpha/beta hydrolase — MERNIAPNRNEQELAAHGIKISVRAFASTGDFMEKFKIQHIPAILYGKPAKKLFLFIHGKNGYKEEAEPFAAIACPNGYQVLSFDLPEHGERRGETGTFNPWHTVPEFKCVLSNVRDRWDRISIRANSIGAYFSMLSFAEESIDRCLFVSPILDMELLIDNLMKWSDVTEEQLANQKIIPTNFGETLSWEYLSYVRKHGIVKWDIPTSILYGTADNLTEKKTVVAFVKQFGCKLTLVPDGEHWFHTPKQLDILEKWTKDTISG; from the coding sequence TTGGAGAGAAATATTGCACCTAACAGGAATGAGCAAGAACTTGCAGCACATGGAATCAAAATATCAGTAAGAGCATTTGCATCAACAGGAGATTTTATGGAGAAATTTAAAATTCAACACATACCCGCCATTCTTTATGGAAAACCAGCAAAAAAATTATTCTTATTCATTCATGGCAAGAATGGATACAAAGAAGAAGCAGAGCCATTTGCTGCTATTGCCTGTCCTAATGGTTATCAGGTACTGAGCTTTGACCTGCCGGAACACGGTGAACGCAGGGGCGAAACCGGTACTTTCAATCCGTGGCACACGGTTCCTGAATTCAAGTGTGTTCTATCCAATGTAAGGGATAGATGGGATCGCATTAGCATTCGGGCAAACAGTATAGGTGCTTATTTCTCAATGCTCAGCTTTGCCGAAGAGTCTATTGACCGCTGCCTGTTTGTGTCGCCTATATTGGACATGGAGCTGTTGATTGACAATCTGATGAAATGGTCCGACGTTACGGAAGAACAGCTTGCAAATCAGAAGATTATTCCTACAAATTTTGGAGAAACGCTTTCGTGGGAATATCTGAGTTATGTCCGGAAACACGGAATTGTGAAGTGGGACATCCCAACATCAATTCTATATGGCACAGCGGATAATCTGACGGAAAAGAAAACCGTAGTCGCTTTTGTTAAGCAATTTGGCTGTAAACTCACTTTAGTGCCAGATGGCGAACATTGGTTTCATACGCCGAAGCAGCTAGATATTCTCGAAAAGTGGACAAAGGATACTATATCCGGCTAA
- a CDS encoding AAA family ATPase, whose amino-acid sequence MQEQYLTKVILKRDKIQDFNQYPFSIPAVKALESLPLHKNVTFLVGENGMGKSTLIEAIAVNFGFNAEGGSRNFNFETYHSHSELSEYILLSKGIKHPSDGYFLRAESFYNVASNIEELDAISSRAPEIKHSYGGSLHKCSHGESFFALLNHRLGGHGVYIFDEPEAALSPQRQLAMLCRIHELVKQDSQLIIATHSPILTAYPNSIIYTLSEKGIQQTEYQQTDNYQITKQFLNNYKNMLKDLLE is encoded by the coding sequence ATGCAGGAACAATATCTTACTAAAGTAATTCTCAAGAGAGATAAAATACAAGATTTCAATCAATATCCATTTTCTATTCCCGCGGTTAAAGCATTGGAATCGTTACCCCTGCATAAAAATGTAACTTTTCTCGTGGGGGAAAATGGGATGGGGAAATCGACGCTTATTGAAGCAATCGCTGTTAATTTTGGCTTTAATGCTGAAGGTGGAAGCCGCAATTTTAATTTTGAAACTTATCATTCCCATTCTGAATTAAGTGAATATATTTTACTTTCTAAAGGTATAAAGCATCCAAGTGATGGATACTTTTTAAGAGCTGAAAGTTTTTATAACGTCGCGAGTAATATTGAAGAACTTGATGCAATTTCTTCACGTGCTCCAGAAATAAAGCATAGTTACGGAGGATCTCTGCACAAATGCTCGCATGGAGAAAGTTTCTTTGCGTTACTCAATCACCGCTTGGGTGGACATGGAGTCTATATATTTGATGAACCCGAGGCCGCTCTGTCGCCTCAGAGGCAGCTTGCCATGCTTTGTCGTATTCATGAGTTGGTAAAGCAGGATTCCCAATTAATCATTGCCACCCACTCCCCGATTCTAACAGCCTACCCTAATAGTATTATATATACTCTTTCTGAAAAAGGTATTCAGCAAACAGAATATCAACAAACAGATAACTATCAAATTACTAAACAATTTTTGAACAATTATAAAAATATGCTAAAAGATTTGTTAGAATAA
- a CDS encoding response regulator transcription factor, producing the protein MPRIFLVEDDKAITRNLVLLLRSEGFTVTHAPTRSEALAALAGNKFDLALIDISLPDGNGFTVCTEIKETQDVPVIFLTASGDESSVVTGLNMGADDYITKPFRPRELIARIRTALRKSGRSPSAFEICGLHVDTASGVVKKDGSEVFLSALEYRLLLVFINNPKNIITRSRLLDELWDAAGEFVNDNTLTVYIKRLREKIENNPASPQIILTVRGTGYRLGDWYASE; encoded by the coding sequence ATGCCACGGATATTTTTGGTTGAGGACGATAAGGCAATCACCAGAAACCTTGTGCTTCTGCTCCGCTCGGAGGGATTTACAGTCACCCACGCCCCTACGCGGAGTGAGGCCCTTGCCGCGCTTGCTGGGAATAAATTCGACTTGGCTTTGATTGATATTTCTTTGCCTGACGGAAATGGCTTTACGGTTTGCACGGAAATCAAAGAAACACAGGATGTTCCCGTTATCTTTCTGACGGCTTCCGGCGATGAGTCGAGTGTTGTTACCGGGCTGAACATGGGCGCGGACGACTATATAACCAAGCCTTTTCGTCCGCGTGAACTGATCGCACGAATCAGAACCGCCCTGCGAAAAAGCGGACGTTCTCCATCGGCTTTTGAAATCTGCGGGCTTCATGTCGATACGGCAAGCGGCGTCGTGAAAAAAGACGGCAGCGAGGTTTTTCTTTCAGCCTTAGAATACCGCTTGTTGTTGGTGTTTATTAACAATCCGAAAAATATTATCACAAGGAGCAGGCTGCTTGACGAATTGTGGGATGCTGCGGGCGAGTTTGTCAATGACAATACATTGACCGTGTACATTAAACGCCTGCGGGAGAAAATAGAGAACAACCCCGCAAGCCCGCAAATCATTCTGACCGTTCGCGGGACAGGATATAGATTGGGGGACTGGTATGCTTCGGAATAG
- a CDS encoding GrpB family protein → MSKPLSEMSLEELWHLFPIQLTEHQAYWKNWYQTEKGQLLPILLQTVKIHHIGSTSINGIWAKPIVDVLIEINSSDFDAVKSMLLHNGYICMAQTKTRIDFNKGYTPNGFADKVFHLHLRRIGDNDELYFRDYLNEHPEIAKAYEKLKLSLWREFEYNRDGYTESKTAFVREYTQKAIMQYGRLYG, encoded by the coding sequence ATGAGCAAACCTTTGTCAGAAATGTCACTAGAAGAATTGTGGCATCTGTTCCCAATTCAACTAACAGAACACCAAGCCTATTGGAAAAATTGGTATCAAACAGAAAAAGGGCAGCTCCTGCCCATCCTGCTTCAAACAGTTAAAATTCATCACATTGGCAGTACATCGATAAATGGCATATGGGCAAAGCCGATCGTTGATGTTTTGATAGAAATAAATTCGAGTGATTTTGATGCAGTTAAAAGCATGCTCTTGCACAACGGTTATATATGCATGGCGCAAACTAAAACGCGCATTGATTTCAATAAAGGGTATACACCGAACGGTTTTGCTGATAAGGTGTTTCATTTACATCTTAGAAGAATTGGTGACAACGACGAATTGTATTTCAGGGATTACTTGAACGAACATCCAGAGATTGCAAAAGCATATGAAAAACTGAAACTGTCTCTTTGGAGAGAGTTTGAATATAATCGTGACGGATATACAGAAAGCAAAACAGCATTTGTGCGTGAATATACGCAAAAAGCGATCATGCAATATGGGAGACTATACGGTTAA
- a CDS encoding serine hydrolase gives MNQEKMKELEKTINSDYSNIAGIIVQKNGTKLYENYFNGYTADNAIHVYSVTKSIVSALFGIALDKGYIKSTEQKVLEFFPGYTVAEGEKTIQNITIRNLLTMTAPYKYKTEPYEMFFSSCNPIKDALDLLGGDGAVGEFNYAAIGGTQILSGILTRATGQPILDFATENLFSPLGINITHNVVLRNKEEHIVVMNDKNTSGWAVDPQGNNTAGWGLFLTPTEMAKAGQLYLNGGMWDGKQIVSSIWISESTEEHSRCVQWGNLAYGYLWWIIDGDSYAAMGDGGNVIYVNTKKKMVVSIASLFIPNARDSIGFIKELIEPIFED, from the coding sequence ATGAATCAGGAAAAAATGAAAGAGCTTGAAAAGACAATAAACAGTGACTATAGCAATATTGCGGGCATTATTGTGCAAAAAAACGGCACAAAATTATATGAAAACTATTTTAATGGATATACTGCCGATAACGCTATTCATGTGTATTCGGTGACAAAGAGCATTGTTTCCGCGTTGTTCGGCATTGCTCTTGATAAGGGTTATATTAAAAGTACAGAGCAGAAGGTTTTGGAGTTTTTCCCCGGCTACACGGTTGCGGAAGGCGAGAAAACGATACAGAATATCACGATTCGCAATCTGCTGACGATGACGGCACCGTATAAATATAAAACGGAACCGTACGAAATGTTCTTTTCAAGCTGTAATCCAATCAAAGACGCGCTCGATTTATTGGGCGGAGACGGAGCTGTCGGCGAATTCAATTATGCCGCCATCGGAGGAACCCAGATTTTATCAGGTATCCTCACGAGGGCGACAGGACAGCCGATACTTGATTTTGCTACGGAAAATTTATTCTCGCCACTTGGAATCAATATTACGCACAATGTGGTTCTGCGTAATAAAGAAGAGCATATCGTCGTTATGAACGATAAAAACACCAGTGGCTGGGCTGTTGACCCGCAAGGAAACAACACAGCAGGCTGGGGCCTTTTCCTGACACCAACGGAAATGGCCAAGGCAGGCCAATTATACCTGAATGGCGGAATGTGGGATGGCAAACAAATTGTATCGTCCATTTGGATATCCGAGAGCACAGAAGAACACAGCCGATGCGTCCAATGGGGCAATCTGGCCTATGGCTATCTTTGGTGGATCATTGACGGAGATAGCTATGCGGCTATGGGAGACGGCGGCAATGTAATCTATGTCAACACAAAGAAAAAAATGGTGGTTTCTATCGCTTCTCTCTTTATTCCGAACGCCAGGGACAGCATTGGGTTTATCAAAGAGCTCATCGAACCGATATTTGAGGATTGA
- a CDS encoding response regulator transcription factor has translation MINILIVEDNEQLRKLMRIHLSRAGYNVYEAENGVEALNVLEDVSIHLMIADIMMPKMDGYELTGELRSAKITLPVLIVTAKEALEDKRKGFKTGADDYMVKPIDFEEMLLRVEALLRRSNLSGEHILAIGASTLDSDALTVSSNDQTITLPQKEFYLLHMLLSYPDKIFTRQTLMDEIWGYESETDPRTVDVHIKRLREKFHDSEDFEIGTVRGLGYKAVVKR, from the coding sequence ATGATCAATATTTTAATAGTAGAAGATAATGAGCAGCTCAGGAAACTGATGCGCATTCATCTATCGCGCGCGGGATATAATGTTTACGAGGCTGAAAATGGCGTTGAAGCATTGAATGTACTGGAAGATGTCTCTATCCACTTGATGATCGCAGACATCATGATGCCCAAGATGGACGGTTATGAGTTGACCGGCGAACTGCGCAGTGCAAAAATCACACTTCCTGTATTAATAGTCACAGCAAAGGAAGCCCTTGAAGACAAGCGAAAGGGCTTTAAAACAGGTGCGGACGATTATATGGTGAAGCCGATAGATTTTGAGGAAATGCTGCTTAGGGTTGAGGCGCTTCTGCGCCGTTCCAATTTGTCCGGAGAGCATATCCTTGCGATTGGAGCTTCAACATTAGATTCTGATGCGCTGACAGTAAGTTCAAATGATCAGACAATCACCCTTCCCCAGAAAGAATTTTATCTTTTGCATATGCTGCTATCCTATCCCGATAAGATTTTTACACGGCAGACGCTGATGGATGAGATATGGGGTTATGAGAGCGAAACCGATCCACGTACAGTTGACGTTCATATTAAGCGACTGCGCGAGAAATTTCATGATTCAGAGGATTTTGAAATTGGGACCGTTAGGGGGCTTGGATATAAGGCGGTGGTCAAACGATGA
- a CDS encoding HAMP domain-containing sensor histidine kinase, which yields MKHMRGRLILLMTGIVLVASFLSVPVSVLITRNIISINMPNAFILGIAVREVITPILIILFCIIIIGISSRRAVSPIVELSNATKQIAAGNFDISFRGMDRKDEPGQLARDFTLMAQELKSNAYLRKDFISNVSHEFKTPLSIISGYAELLDGDAITDKERHEYILTIQKESKRLIKLTSDLLCISKLENQKIQEQPVKFSLDEQIRQAVLLFQPEWSSKNTFLDIDVPEIEYEGNEALLAQVWSNLLDNAIKFTGDGGVICVYARVIGNSVTVKFSDDGEGMNEEVQARIFEQFFQGDSSHSKQGYGLGLALVKKIVDVSGGSISLTSKPGSGSTFIVTLPVHKEK from the coding sequence ATGAAGCACATGCGAGGCAGACTGATATTATTAATGACAGGTATCGTGCTAGTTGCATCCTTTCTTTCGGTACCAGTTTCGGTGCTGATAACGAGAAATATAATCTCAATAAACATGCCAAATGCCTTTATTCTCGGTATTGCGGTTAGAGAAGTTATAACGCCGATTTTAATTATTTTATTTTGCATTATTATTATCGGAATCTCTTCACGCAGAGCCGTATCCCCTATCGTGGAATTATCAAATGCAACCAAGCAGATTGCAGCGGGAAACTTCGATATTTCCTTTCGCGGTATGGATAGAAAGGATGAACCGGGGCAGCTTGCCCGTGACTTTACTTTGATGGCTCAGGAATTAAAATCAAATGCCTATTTGCGCAAAGACTTTATATCCAATGTATCCCATGAGTTTAAAACGCCATTATCTATTATTTCAGGTTATGCAGAGCTGCTTGATGGCGATGCGATAACAGATAAGGAACGACACGAATACATCCTTACGATACAAAAAGAAAGCAAAAGACTCATCAAGCTTACAAGTGACCTCCTTTGCATATCAAAGCTGGAAAACCAAAAGATTCAGGAACAACCAGTCAAATTTAGTCTGGATGAACAAATTCGTCAGGCAGTGCTGTTGTTTCAGCCTGAATGGAGTTCGAAAAATACATTCCTTGATATCGATGTCCCTGAAATCGAATATGAGGGGAATGAGGCGCTGCTTGCCCAAGTGTGGAGCAATTTGCTGGACAATGCCATCAAGTTCACCGGAGACGGCGGCGTTATCTGCGTCTACGCGCGTGTCATAGGTAACAGCGTAACTGTGAAGTTTTCCGATGACGGCGAGGGAATGAATGAAGAAGTACAAGCCCGAATATTTGAACAATTTTTTCAAGGTGACTCATCCCATTCTAAGCAGGGGTACGGTCTTGGACTAGCTCTTGTAAAAAAGATTGTTGACGTGTCCGGCGGGAGCATATCGCTCACCAGCAAACCTGGATCAGGGTCTACATTTATTGTGACTCTGCCGGTTCATAAAGAAAAATAA
- a CDS encoding ABC transporter ATP-binding protein, protein MTKIFKYMKKKEWMLILCSLVFIMAQVYLDLKLPDYMAEITQLVQSGSNQMDKILAAGGWMILCALGSLVSSFIVAGFAARVASTFSKKLRELQFDNVEAFSMEEINGFSTASLITRSTNDVTQVQTLVAMGLQAIIKAPIMAVFAITKIANKSWQWTTTTAVAVFVLIIIISVIIVFVIPRFKKIQGLTDNLNRVTRENLTGLSVVRAYNSEKYQENKFEIANNELTSNNLFANRVMAIMQPGMTAIMSGLSLAIYWIGAYLINAAGITDKITLFSNMVVFSSYAMQVIMAFMMLSMIFIMLPRASVSAKRIVEVIETKPTILDGTITEPTKGVEGEVEFRNVSFKYPDAAEYVLNDVSFTAHKGETVAFIGSTGSGKSTLINLVPRFYDATEGEVLIDGVNVREYTQKALHNKLGYVPQRAVMFSGTVASNVAYGDNGSNAYTEEDVKKAVEIAQSKDFVENMPEQYDGDISQGGTNVSGGQKQRLSIARAVCRKPEIYIFDDSFSALDYKTDRMLRSVLKKETAATTSLIVAQRIGTIKDADKIIVLDEGSVVDMGTHEELMKKCKIYQEIALSQLSKEELA, encoded by the coding sequence ATGACAAAAATATTCAAGTATATGAAAAAGAAAGAGTGGATGTTGATTCTGTGCAGTCTTGTGTTTATCATGGCACAGGTTTATCTCGACTTAAAACTACCCGACTATATGGCTGAAATCACTCAGCTTGTTCAGAGTGGCAGTAATCAAATGGATAAGATTCTTGCCGCGGGCGGATGGATGATTCTGTGTGCGCTCGGGAGTCTTGTATCCTCTTTTATCGTTGCAGGTTTTGCAGCACGGGTTGCTTCAACTTTCTCAAAAAAATTGCGTGAATTGCAGTTCGATAATGTTGAAGCCTTTTCCATGGAGGAAATTAACGGATTTTCTACTGCAAGTCTAATTACTCGCTCCACCAACGATGTCACTCAGGTGCAGACGCTTGTTGCAATGGGCTTGCAGGCAATTATTAAGGCACCGATCATGGCTGTATTTGCGATTACAAAGATTGCAAATAAAAGTTGGCAATGGACAACAACAACTGCCGTTGCAGTGTTTGTTCTTATTATAATCATCAGCGTCATTATCGTATTTGTAATTCCGAGGTTTAAGAAGATTCAGGGGCTTACAGATAATCTCAACCGAGTAACAAGAGAAAACCTTACAGGGCTTAGTGTAGTTAGGGCATATAACTCCGAGAAATATCAGGAAAACAAATTTGAGATTGCGAACAATGAGCTTACCAGCAATAATCTTTTTGCAAACCGTGTTATGGCAATTATGCAGCCGGGCATGACAGCAATTATGAGCGGGCTCAGTCTTGCGATTTATTGGATCGGTGCTTATCTCATTAACGCTGCCGGAATTACCGACAAAATCACATTGTTTTCGAACATGGTTGTATTCTCTTCTTATGCAATGCAGGTAATCATGGCATTTATGATGCTTAGCATGATTTTCATCATGCTGCCTCGCGCCTCAGTATCTGCCAAGCGTATTGTTGAAGTAATTGAAACCAAGCCTACGATACTTGATGGTACGATAACTGAACCAACCAAAGGCGTAGAAGGAGAAGTCGAATTCCGTAATGTCAGTTTTAAATATCCCGATGCGGCAGAATATGTGCTGAATGATGTAAGCTTCACAGCGCACAAGGGCGAAACGGTCGCGTTTATCGGTTCAACGGGCAGCGGAAAGAGTACCCTGATTAATCTGGTACCCCGCTTCTATGATGCGACAGAGGGAGAAGTGCTCATAGATGGTGTGAACGTCCGTGAATACACACAAAAAGCACTTCATAACAAACTTGGCTATGTTCCCCAAAGAGCCGTGATGTTTTCCGGTACGGTTGCGTCCAATGTCGCATACGGCGACAACGGCAGCAATGCTTACACGGAAGAAGATGTGAAGAAGGCGGTTGAGATTGCGCAAAGTAAAGATTTCGTCGAAAACATGCCTGAGCAGTACGATGGAGATATTTCGCAGGGTGGAACGAATGTATCCGGCGGCCAGAAGCAGCGGCTATCCATCGCGCGTGCGGTTTGCAGAAAACCGGAAATATATATTTTTGATGACTCCTTCTCTGCACTGGACTATAAAACGGATAGGATGTTACGTTCCGTACTGAAGAAGGAAACCGCTGCTACTACTTCTCTCATCGTTGCACAGCGCATCGGTACAATTAAAGATGCAGATAAAATCATTGTGCTTGATGAAGGGAGCGTGGTCGACATGGGAACCCATGAGGAATTAATGAAAAAATGCAAGATATATCAAGAAATCGCACTTTCACAGCTTTCAAAGGAGGAACTGGCGTAA
- a CDS encoding ABC transporter ATP-binding protein, whose amino-acid sequence MGATGENAKDFKQTWKKLIDYCKPYLAVIITALLCSVVGTIFTLVGPNKLSEITDLITKGLKTGIDLNAVVKIGVTLVVLYGIGALLSFAQGYIMATVTQKVTKNLRSDISRKINRLPLWYYNKTTHGDILSRVTNDVDTIGQTMNQSIGTLISAATLFLGSLIMMLFTNVIMTIAAVVSTLIGFALMMIIMSKSQKYFTSQQRYLGAMNGHVDEIYSGHNVVKAYNGEKSSKKDFDDINEKLCDSAFKSQLLSGLMMPIMSFIGNFGYVAVCISGAILAINGTISFGVIVAFMLYIRLFTQPLSQLAQAATSLQSTAAASERVFGFLDEEEMADESHKTTHLSSAKGEVEFHNVSFGYEDSNETVIHNFSAKANPGQKIAIVGPTGAGKTTIVNLLMRFHEIKAGEILIDGVPISELTRENVHDLFCMVLQDTWLFEGTIRENIVYCKEGVSDAEVVRVCKSVGIHHFIKTLPHGYDTILSNESSLSAGQKQQITIARAMIENSPMLILDEATSSVDTRTEVLIQRAMDKLMEGRTSFVIAHRLSTIKNADIILVMKDGDIIESGNHQELLAKGGFYAELYNSQFEKAS is encoded by the coding sequence ATGGGAGCAACCGGAGAAAATGCGAAAGATTTTAAACAAACCTGGAAAAAGTTAATTGATTATTGCAAACCTTATCTGGCAGTAATCATTACGGCGCTTCTCTGTTCTGTGGTAGGCACGATATTTACTCTTGTCGGCCCGAACAAGCTCAGCGAGATTACAGACCTGATTACCAAAGGGCTTAAAACAGGAATTGATTTAAACGCTGTCGTCAAAATTGGCGTCACGCTCGTAGTGCTCTACGGAATTGGCGCGCTGCTCTCCTTTGCTCAAGGATATATCATGGCTACGGTAACGCAAAAGGTTACCAAAAATCTGCGCTCGGATATATCTCGTAAAATCAACAGGCTGCCGCTTTGGTACTATAACAAAACAACACATGGAGATATATTGAGCCGTGTGACCAACGATGTTGATACGATTGGACAAACCATGAACCAGAGCATCGGCACGCTCATATCCGCCGCGACCCTTTTTCTTGGTTCACTCATTATGATGCTTTTCACTAATGTAATCATGACAATTGCAGCCGTTGTTTCCACCCTCATAGGCTTTGCGCTGATGATGATAATCATGTCAAAATCGCAAAAATACTTTACGAGTCAGCAGCGTTATCTAGGAGCAATGAATGGTCATGTTGATGAGATTTATTCGGGGCATAACGTAGTGAAAGCATATAATGGCGAGAAATCATCAAAGAAAGACTTTGATGACATCAATGAAAAGCTCTGTGACAGCGCGTTCAAGTCTCAGCTTCTGTCCGGTTTGATGATGCCGATCATGTCGTTCATTGGAAATTTTGGTTATGTCGCTGTTTGTATTTCAGGTGCAATTCTTGCTATCAACGGCACAATCAGTTTTGGAGTCATCGTTGCATTCATGCTCTATATTAGGCTGTTCACACAGCCTCTTTCGCAGCTTGCACAAGCCGCCACAAGTCTTCAATCCACAGCCGCTGCCAGTGAACGTGTATTTGGATTTTTGGATGAAGAAGAAATGGCAGATGAGAGTCATAAAACAACGCATCTTTCTTCTGCAAAGGGAGAGGTTGAATTCCACAATGTGAGTTTCGGGTATGAAGATTCCAATGAAACAGTGATTCATAATTTTTCAGCAAAGGCGAATCCCGGCCAAAAAATCGCCATCGTCGGCCCAACAGGAGCGGGTAAGACTACAATTGTCAATCTGCTTATGCGCTTCCATGAAATCAAAGCTGGTGAAATTCTGATTGATGGTGTGCCGATCAGTGAACTTACCCGTGAAAATGTTCATGATCTATTCTGCATGGTTCTTCAAGATACATGGCTGTTTGAGGGTACAATCAGGGAAAATATTGTTTATTGTAAGGAAGGTGTAAGTGATGCCGAAGTGGTAAGGGTTTGCAAATCAGTAGGCATCCACCACTTCATAAAGACATTACCACACGGGTATGACACAATTCTCAGCAATGAATCAAGTCTTTCCGCGGGTCAGAAGCAACAGATTACGATCGCACGCGCTATGATTGAAAATTCTCCGATGTTGATACTTGATGAGGCGACAAGCTCCGTTGATACCCGTACCGAGGTGCTGATACAGCGGGCTATGGATAAATTGATGGAGGGCAGAACTTCCTTTGTTATCGCACACCGTCTTTCCACCATCAAAAATGCCGATATAATTTTGGTTATGAAGGATGGTGATATTATTGAAAGTGGTAATCATCAGGAGCTGCTTGCGAAAGGAGGCTTCTACGCAGAACTGTACAACAGTCAGTTCGAAAAGGCATCATAA